A portion of the candidate division KSB1 bacterium genome contains these proteins:
- a CDS encoding divalent metal cation transporter, which produces MLRRPGGKMRIGLPMVEERDPQALAQEVERLRQINREKNWLKRLRGYWSFSGPGWLQSAITLGAGSAGSSIFAGSVFGYKLLWVQVVGILLGVVVLSAIGHQTLVTRARTYDVFWYKLHPAMALLWGFNVLLASVVWAFPQYSLGNAVLQDMLAVAGIRLPRWPTAFALLAGVTAIAWTYGSGRRRGIVLFERILKYFLYVMILAFAAVVVRTGVNWGELVRGLFCFHLPRDPQGITIVLGGLGAAVGVNQTFLLPYSLLARGWGQDHRPLKNFDLVVSTFIPFVLATSLVVIACANTLHVRGIQVRSAVDVAHTLEPIIGLTLGRIVFSVGILSMCLTTAVLEMVIAGFVLSEMFGFELQGWRYRAATMVANIGVLGAFYALPFWLPVLTSSFNLMMLPIAYVGFYILQNRVDYLGEFANRGAKGYIWNALLLLAVFVAALGAWAKLLSALGVWPQ; this is translated from the coding sequence ATGCTACGGCGTCCGGGCGGTAAGATGCGGATCGGACTTCCCATGGTGGAGGAGCGCGATCCTCAAGCGCTCGCGCAAGAGGTGGAGCGCCTTAGGCAAATTAACCGGGAGAAGAACTGGCTCAAGCGCCTGCGTGGTTACTGGAGCTTTTCGGGCCCTGGGTGGCTCCAGAGCGCGATCACTTTGGGGGCGGGGAGCGCAGGAAGCTCCATCTTCGCGGGCTCCGTATTCGGCTATAAGCTCCTCTGGGTCCAGGTGGTGGGAATTCTTCTGGGGGTGGTGGTTCTGTCGGCCATCGGCCATCAGACTCTGGTGACCAGGGCGCGAACCTACGACGTGTTCTGGTACAAGCTCCATCCTGCGATGGCTTTGCTCTGGGGCTTCAACGTCTTGCTGGCCTCGGTGGTGTGGGCCTTTCCGCAGTACTCCCTGGGCAATGCGGTGCTGCAGGACATGCTGGCGGTGGCGGGCATTCGTCTTCCTCGTTGGCCGACGGCTTTTGCTCTCCTCGCCGGGGTCACGGCCATCGCTTGGACCTATGGGTCCGGTCGCAGGCGAGGAATTGTGCTCTTCGAGCGCATCCTGAAGTACTTTCTGTACGTGATGATCCTCGCCTTTGCTGCGGTGGTGGTGCGAACGGGGGTGAACTGGGGGGAGCTGGTCCGGGGTCTATTCTGCTTCCACCTCCCGCGCGACCCTCAGGGGATTACGATCGTGCTCGGCGGACTGGGCGCGGCCGTCGGCGTGAATCAGACCTTCCTGCTACCCTACAGCCTTCTCGCTCGCGGGTGGGGGCAGGATCACCGTCCCTTGAAGAATTTCGACCTGGTGGTCTCTACCTTCATTCCATTTGTACTGGCGACTTCCCTTGTGGTGATTGCTTGTGCCAATACCCTACATGTCCGCGGCATCCAGGTCCGTTCGGCGGTAGACGTAGCCCACACGCTGGAGCCGATTATCGGTCTGACGCTCGGACGGATCGTGTTCTCTGTGGGCATCCTGAGCATGTGCCTCACCACCGCCGTGCTGGAGATGGTGATCGCCGGCTTCGTCCTGAGCGAGATGTTCGGTTTCGAACTGCAGGGGTGGCGCTATCGGGCGGCAACGATGGTCGCGAATATCGGCGTGCTGGGGGCTTTTTACGCGCTTCCTTTCTGGCTGCCCGTCCTCACCTCCTCGTTCAATCTGATGATGCTGCCCATCGCCTACGTGGGCTTTTACATCCTGCAGAATCGCGTGGACTACCTCGGTGAGTTTGCGAATCGCGGCGCAAAGGGCTACATTTGGAACGCCCTCCTGCTGCTGGCCGTGTTTGTCGCAGCTCTGGGGGCGTGGGCAAAGCTGCTGTCGGCCCTGGGTGTCTGGCCGCAATGA